ACGGAGAGATGAGGGGAGATTAGGAACAAGACATTCAATACAAGGGGGGAGAAAATTCACAGTGAAAGAGAAATGAACTTGCAAAGCTAAAGTTTAAAAGCAGTAAGTAAAGGAATTAAGAAGCATTTAAAAGGCGATTTCAATATTCAATGTGTCCTATTAGAAAAGGGATTAAAACCTCTTGTTcttattgtgttaaataaactttAAGGACCTTTATGACTAATAAACTGTTTTAGGTTATTCAGTCATTAAACGATACCAACCTCCATTAAATCATGTTATTCTCATTTAATCAAAACATTAATTAGTTCTAATTAAATTtgcaattaattattttatactTAAAAACAATAACGCCCAACTCAGCCTATTACATTCTCTAACTGGCAAATTAAAGCATGTTCCAACTTCCTGTGTCACTTGTTTTACTCTAATCATACTGGAATGGATTGACTCACTGGTAAATTAGCTGCGTTGGGACTGGGCGGCCGTGCTGACGATCCTGCCTCCTCATTGGCCGCTGTGCCCTCTTTAAACGTCTTTTTACTGGCCTGCATCTTGGACAGCTGGGCCTTCGCTGCCTGGGTGCTCACTGATTGGAGAAGCTGCAAATACAAACACGCAAGGTTTCAGTAAATCCTCATTATTCTGAGATTGTTTGATTAAACAGTGAATCAAAATGAACTACAGAGGAAACCAGTAGTTCCAGTACCTTGATGATGGTGCCCACAGCTTTGGTGCGTCCTTCCCTGAACACCAGCTTCTGGTCACAGTGCAGGTACTCGGGCGTCTTAATGAAGCGGAAATGGACTGAGGCCTTGTCCCCTGTCCTCAGACAGTCTTTGTTCATTGTCAGGATGGTGGCTGTCTGCCTGATGCTGCCACAGTGAACTggtgggatggagagagagagactggtttaACACTTAGAGGGGAAAGTTTCCAATTGATCATACACAGTTTAACTGCACCCAAGACACTTAAGAACGAATTCAAAGATGTTCAAAGGTGGATATCAGTGTGTTGATGGATTTGATGGTCACTAACCCATGGCCTGGTATCTCGGGGATATCGTAGTCGGGTGGTGCAGCACCAGAATCTCCGCCTCGAACTCCCAGGTGGCCTGAGGCATCAGCTTCGGCGAGACCATCACCATTCCTTTCCTTATGGAGGAACGTTTGATCTGAGACGATGGAGTTGAGGGTCAGTGGAGCCAAACAAGAATTAGAGCCAGACGACTACCTGCTCCCACACTTTGGGATTTACATGCATTACAAAACTGATTATAAAGTTTAGGGAACTAATTCTCatgcatatttcatatttctttattttaagatGTCTATGTGCTGTTTTTTAAGGTAGATTAAAGCACTAAATGTTCTTTAGTGGCAGTAActcctcctcattctcctcctTTATACCTTTTTGAGAGCAAAGGACGCCGTCTGTCCCCCGCGGACCTCTTTCACCGGCATCCGTTTGCGGTGGATGGATTTCACGGCGATGGGGATGAAGGTGCCGAGCGGGTCGGGGCCTAACAGCAGCGTGTCGTTGAGCCGAATCATTCCACGTAACGTAGTCCCAGAAACGACTGTGCCCACaccctgcagagagaaaatcAACATGAGCAAAACAAGTCAGGTCTTTGTTTTAGGATTTACTACTTGAACTAATGCTGCATTCATTTACTgagccacagcgccccctgcagccacatgtgctGCTTGATTCTGTTGGGTGTTGAAGTGGTTTTAATgtagagaaaacaacaaactcTATTAGTGTGTCGTCCCAACTcgctgaactgaaacacaactggatattacccataatCCCCGGCTTcatgaaccagaagagctgctgctgcaacaaatccaccaaactctgttcagaattcttcatattaTAAAACTTTTAACATTAAATGATCCACAGTTCAGCTTCAGTCTTCAACTGGAGCCGATTGTGACAGTTGaagctgtgactctcagtcagttcttctcacaggagatggaacccccCCACCAGAGttacagagaacagacgctcaaggagtgaaggaggaaactttctcccAGTTCACCGTCACTGAAACATCCCATCAAGCTCATTTTGAAGCTGATATTTTAAGCCCAACAATTTGCATAGTGCGGCTTCATAGGAGGGAAATGAATGGCGACTCTGATACTTTACATGAAtaatcacaaaaacacaaccgtCATATTAACACACTAAGTTTTAGTTCACTGTTTCAGTCCTGAGACATTTTCTCACAGCTGTTGAGTCTCTTCAGAGTTTGTTGTTTtcactgagagtgtgtgtgtgtgtgtgtgtgtgtgtgtgtgtgtgtgtgtgtgtgtgtgtgtgtgtgtgtgtgttttctttcgtACCGGTACTGAGTATGTGTCGTCTATTTGGAACTCTGCTGGCTCGTCATTGCTAAAGATGGTTCGAGAAGACAGGAGGTTGAGGAACATCTTCAGCAGGTCCATGTTCTCCCCGGTCACGTTTGAGACCTGGAAGATCGGACACATCCTGCCGGGGGAAGAGGTCAGAGAGCAAGAGAGGAAAAGTCAGGGaaagaaatgaacacaaaaTCACAACAGTTGTATGGTTAAAGCTGGACGAGCGTACGTGCCCTCAAGCAGCAGGTCCCAGGTTTGATTCCCAGCCAGATGGACCATTTTACTTCTCCTACATTTTCTGTCCCTCTCTATTGAATCTGTCCATTAAAGCCGAAACTCAGAAACAAAGAAATGGGTggaagtggaggtggaggtgcgtcgtccatctttacttacACTCTATGATTTTGTTCTGAGCGCAGCACATTTATAAACTGCATGTGAAAGAAATCTGTATTCAACACTGATCATTGTTgtattttaaattgtgtttcttCATGTGTGTCCACTTTCTCTGCTGCTTTCAGTCACGTCCTCTCTCTGCCTGACTCTGTTTCACTTGTGGATCCATTAGTGGATCTTAAGTGGCAGAGAGGTCCCCACtcatcctccctctgtcctcgtcCACTTGGCTCTTACCTCTCTGAGCTGAAGTTGGAGGCCGTGACGATGACGTCGTCCCTGTTCTGGACCAACACTGGGATTTTCCTGCAGCCCGGCGACTTCAATAACCTCTGTAATAACTTTAGTGTCtctgcagataaacacacacataatatcCAGCTGTCAGATCGAAAACATCCCATCACAGAATCTGAGAACATATCACACGTGTTAGGTTTAAAGTGTATAGTTTTACATACATTGAGGAAAAGGCAGGTCTTTATTAGAGATAACCCTTTAATTCTAATTCCCCCGGTGTTAAAAGCAAATTTCATGAGACTCCCTGTTTTCCCAACTGCGTCCATTTGCTTTGTAAATTTGCTCTCGCAGCGGTTTGATTTTATGCAAACTCAActcttcctccttttgtttcacattaaaaACCCCACATCAGCCTTGAGGGTGTAATTCCTTACGTTCCCTCAGAGGCTTTTACTGTGTGTAAGTCTAACACACACCGCCTTGGGTTTAAATTAGAGTTTGGGATTTTATATACACTGCGGTTAGTTAGAATATAAAACACACTGCCTTAGCATAATTAAAGTGAAGAGGTCTCTGAACAGGGTTTAACAGCAGAGTGGAAAGTATGGTATGACAACATTATGGTAAAAGTGAAGTGGTAAAGTAAATTATACTGATTTACCATGCAAGacattattgtgtgtttgcattctgAACATATGGGAATCAAACAACAACTTATAATGACAATAACTTTTGTTGAATGGTGGGTGGGGATGTGAAGCTAGTTATCAAagaccagcagctctgcagtTACACACAAGTTGGTGCAGGAGTTAAATAAGCCAGTGTTTCCAAAAAACAGTGGAAGGGAGTTAATTTTGAAAGTCTAAACTAGTCCAGTCTTCTCAATCAGCACCACGGTAAGTGTGAACGTCTCTTTACCTTGCAAGATGTTGGCTGGACACATGTCGATCTTAGTGACCACCACAAACACCGGCACATTCAGGGCCAGTGCCAGACCCAGGTGCTCTTTGGTCATGCCAACGATTCCGGCGTTGCTGCCAACCTGAGGTGCAAAGAGACAGGGTAGCGAGTTATGACATTGGATATAAAcagacatttttaaacaatatttttctAGTTTAGTTGTAGATATCTTGACTTCTCCAGTTACACAATTGAGGGATCTaagaaacacaaccacacacccacttCCTGTCCCCCCGCCCTCTCTCACCATGAGCATGCAGAAATCGGGCAGGTGTCCAGTCATGCCAAAGACGGTGGTTTTGAGGTACTTCTCGTGTCCGGCCAGGTCGATGAAGGTGATGACCTTCGAGGACTTCTCACAGATCTTGGTCCAGTCGAGGCTGCCACCGTGGCTGTCGGGCTTGTTAACCACCTAAAGAACCAGAGT
This is a stretch of genomic DNA from Pleuronectes platessa chromosome 3, fPlePla1.1, whole genome shotgun sequence. It encodes these proteins:
- the gtpbp1l gene encoding GTP binding protein 1, like, whose product is MASATEPAMCSAAAAAADSIVPACMFAPERGCEDDLDGEEGFEDGEETNGEPADHLDLSSKLVLVSPTAEQYDSLLRHLRERIDEGCGETIYVVGMGSDGGDYGLDEKDMEASVATVKSLCEQIEADLILLRERIDTGGQIQDYLIRRRVGEEDFLEVRVAVVGNVDAGKSTLLGVLTHGELDNGRGFARQKLFRHKHEMESGRTSSVGNDILGFDQEGEVVNKPDSHGGSLDWTKICEKSSKVITFIDLAGHEKYLKTTVFGMTGHLPDFCMLMVGSNAGIVGMTKEHLGLALALNVPVFVVVTKIDMCPANILQETLKLLQRLLKSPGCRKIPVLVQNRDDVIVTASNFSSERMCPIFQVSNVTGENMDLLKMFLNLLSSRTIFSNDEPAEFQIDDTYSVPGVGTVVSGTTLRGMIRLNDTLLLGPDPLGTFIPIAVKSIHRKRMPVKEVRGGQTASFALKKIKRSSIRKGMVMVSPKLMPQATWEFEAEILVLHHPTTISPRYQAMVHCGSIRQTATILTMNKDCLRTGDKASVHFRFIKTPEYLHCDQKLVFREGRTKAVGTIIKLLQSVSTQAAKAQLSKMQASKKTFKEGTAANEEAGSSARPPSPNAANLPLKAGGGGRRRGGQRHRGKGLNPAAIPTAVTAGAASTA